One region of Diabrotica undecimpunctata isolate CICGRU chromosome 6, icDiaUnde3, whole genome shotgun sequence genomic DNA includes:
- the LOC140444222 gene encoding retinol dehydrogenase 12-like isoform X2 translates to MGSLLAVPCTSKARLDGKTAVITGANTGIGKITAKDFYKRGATVIIACRNLDKANEAIQEIKQDCQGQENLGQLKSIKLDLSSLQSVRACAEELNKAEHNINLLVNNAGVMAVPFSKTVDGFELTFGTNHLGHYLLTILLLPKIIQSGPGARIVNVSSLLHQNHGIDGVNVYALHPGVIKTELTRSMNESMFPGARFILSDVVGGIFFKTPEQGAQTQIHCSVDEKCADQSGLYYSECKPVQPSKVALNDEMAAKMWDVSWKLVGLEENYDPFRHVVNSGI, encoded by the exons ATGGGATCGTTACTTGCTGTGCCCTGTACTTCAAAAGCGAGATTGGATGGAAAAACGGCCGTGATAACAGGAGCTAATACAGGAATCGGAAAAATAACGGCCAAAGACTTTTATAAACGAG GAGCAACCGTAATCATCGCATGCAGAAACTTAGACAAAGCAAATGAAGCTATACAGGAAATAAAACAAGATTGTCAAGGTCAAGAAAATTTGGGGCAGCTAAAATCCATTAAACTTGATCTTTCAAGTCTACAGTCCGTAAGAGCATGTGCTGAAGAACTGAACAAAGCCGAGCATAACATAAACCTTCTTGTGAACAATGCAGGAGTAATGGCAGTTCCCTTTAGCAAAACAGTCGATGGCTTCGAACTTACTTTTGGTACCAATCATCTCGGTCACTATTTGCTGACGATACTGCTATTACCTAAGATTATACAAAGTGGACCAGGTGCTAGGATTGTTAATGTTTCTTCTTTATTGCATCAAA ATCACGGTATCGACGGAGTAAATGTTTATGCCCTCCATCCTGGTGTAATCAAAACAGAATTAACTAGAAGCATGAACGAATCGATGTTTCCAGGAGCTCGATTCATTTTGAGCGACGTCGTTGGAGGAATCTTCTTCAAGACCCCAGAGCAAGGTGCCCAGACCCAGATTCATTGTTCAGTCGACGAAAAATGCGCTGACCAGAGCGGATTATATTACAGTGAATGCAAACCTGTTCAGCCTTCGAAGGTTGCGTTGAACGACGAAATGGCAGCAAAGATGTGGGATGTTAGTTGGAAACTGGTCGGATTAGAAGAGAACTATGATCCATTTAGACACGTAGTTAATAGCgggatttaa
- the LOC140444222 gene encoding retinol dehydrogenase 12-like isoform X1, translated as MGSLLAVPCTSKARLDGKTAVITGANTGIGKITAKDFYKRGATVIIACRNLDKANEAIQEIKQDCQGQENLGQLKSIKLDLSSLQSVRACAEELNKAEHNINLLVNNAGVMAVPFSKTVDGFELTFGTNHLGHYLLTILLLPKIIQSGPGARIVNVSSLLHQMTCSGPDFDDLNFEKRKFNTNQAYIYSKLANIFFTRELHRRLRDHGIDGVNVYALHPGVIKTELTRSMNESMFPGARFILSDVVGGIFFKTPEQGAQTQIHCSVDEKCADQSGLYYSECKPVQPSKVALNDEMAAKMWDVSWKLVGLEENYDPFRHVVNSGI; from the exons ATGGGATCGTTACTTGCTGTGCCCTGTACTTCAAAAGCGAGATTGGATGGAAAAACGGCCGTGATAACAGGAGCTAATACAGGAATCGGAAAAATAACGGCCAAAGACTTTTATAAACGAG GAGCAACCGTAATCATCGCATGCAGAAACTTAGACAAAGCAAATGAAGCTATACAGGAAATAAAACAAGATTGTCAAGGTCAAGAAAATTTGGGGCAGCTAAAATCCATTAAACTTGATCTTTCAAGTCTACAGTCCGTAAGAGCATGTGCTGAAGAACTGAACAAAGCCGAGCATAACATAAACCTTCTTGTGAACAATGCAGGAGTAATGGCAGTTCCCTTTAGCAAAACAGTCGATGGCTTCGAACTTACTTTTGGTACCAATCATCTCGGTCACTATTTGCTGACGATACTGCTATTACCTAAGATTATACAAAGTGGACCAGGTGCTAGGATTGTTAATGTTTCTTCTTTATTGCATCAAA tgaCATGTAGTGGACCAGATTTCGATGATTTGAactttgaaaaaagaaaatttaatactAACCAGGCTTACATATATagcaaattggcaaatattttctTCACCAGAGAGCTACATCGAAGACTCAGag ATCACGGTATCGACGGAGTAAATGTTTATGCCCTCCATCCTGGTGTAATCAAAACAGAATTAACTAGAAGCATGAACGAATCGATGTTTCCAGGAGCTCGATTCATTTTGAGCGACGTCGTTGGAGGAATCTTCTTCAAGACCCCAGAGCAAGGTGCCCAGACCCAGATTCATTGTTCAGTCGACGAAAAATGCGCTGACCAGAGCGGATTATATTACAGTGAATGCAAACCTGTTCAGCCTTCGAAGGTTGCGTTGAACGACGAAATGGCAGCAAAGATGTGGGATGTTAGTTGGAAACTGGTCGGATTAGAAGAGAACTATGATCCATTTAGACACGTAGTTAATAGCgggatttaa